In one window of Bizionia sp. M204 DNA:
- a CDS encoding AAA domain-containing protein yields MKLTDNLLSELQNRLKVGNRRGVHLNALPGRSRYKFDVSRLSYINKNLPNEFISALLSENPLKFKVSWKNNVSDFNGLFEEDQINLVRIKKSFENLINQTDAVESEKGINTFGFGYPLLVRRDVSDNKLTVAPLLIWSLRIKRTGDFNTWVIQRNDDDPIYFNEILINHLQSDADVKLNQISSEMMDDGLIDLDELVGICQDVIEKTNTSPDSNLKMSLKANLTKIKRIKDKAHYESLPLTVNNAKIEYGGIFSIFEVQKQSIINDYDQLLQEDEEFLDLDDLKNHAFQSISSVETDPSQQGILNALATKRNLLIQGPPGTGKSQSLTAILVNALENKKKVIVVCEKITALEVLENALVELGLQDMVVMINDAVKDRRKAVNLARQKLEDSKVYSGTNDRLTLDSIITKAQGLIDSINAKHKKINEKIIGNDVWTQVVGKFLKNNEPGAEVVDLDLDAISFQFNYEELYLYIETIKKAEVFYNIYSKFSEKSFLNPEKYKSDNPYEIENNVANDFKSYKKQLTELKHTIEEFQSKYDKNIDILDFDKTSKVWFKIVAIFDKKKSSLIKDQVIIQKNLNKLVDRIITDQWIDNIELNTSVIEDIETLEKSIESFDAFITNENELFSNEYHWFYFLSTLDAMNLKIIERLKGKENWEKTFLQVYLNKLLYKYSSNDLPTNDNEHIEYTKAVQGLKREQIKFIKTYWKDRFLKDATRFNKSFLIKVRNLYNKRSSTKYKRHSLRQIVNYDINLFTSCFPIILTTPDACSTLFNNRRKFFDIVLFDEASQLRLEDNLPALLKGKQVVIAGDEHQMPPSNYFSKIFEGSIEDEDDLEEEVEAVRERDNFLLGCESLLEFGTELDFQKSFLDFHYRSRHPYLIDFSNHAFYNRRLKPLPNQFEYNPINYIQVNGTFSDHTNELEAEMVLSIIENNINPYPNGEYPSVGIATFNIAQRNLILSKIYERNKFAKYQDFNDKMIHLHEKGFFVKNLENIQGDERDVIILSTTYGVNKDGKFAQRFGPLNHVKGYKLLNVIITRAKYKVYVCSSIPQEVFLDYNQYLVTEGTNNRRGVFFAYLAYAKAVSDGNDRLRNAILDDLSSNVKEDLKLGDALGELESPFEEEVYQVLVKHFGQKKIKPQVKYAGFRIDMVFDAEVKRIPKIAIECDGAAYHGSTEAYLNDVYRQKILESNGFVFHRIWSTNWWRSPQKEAKRLTDFIEETCKSIVSASASEKNSLKEAFTDIIVTKEASLVELKEEYQADIKEFVALDELPLEEEIKEKIIPPMQQELFQDSVVLKSIVEIKYINIGKNFKVQLVDERIKQFNINNDFQKIDYKSPLGNSLLGKCVGDAVQVGNLENYVEVLAIEINE; encoded by the coding sequence ATGAAACTAACCGACAACCTTTTATCAGAATTACAAAACCGTCTAAAAGTAGGTAATAGGAGAGGTGTGCATTTAAATGCCTTACCTGGTCGGTCTCGCTATAAATTTGATGTTAGCAGATTAAGTTATATTAATAAAAACCTGCCTAACGAATTTATTTCAGCTTTATTAAGTGAGAACCCTTTGAAGTTTAAAGTCTCTTGGAAAAACAATGTGTCGGATTTCAACGGTTTGTTTGAAGAAGACCAAATCAACTTGGTTCGGATTAAAAAATCTTTCGAAAACTTAATCAACCAAACAGATGCCGTAGAATCTGAAAAGGGCATCAACACCTTTGGTTTTGGTTATCCACTATTAGTGCGTCGTGATGTTTCAGATAATAAACTTACCGTGGCTCCATTGCTCATTTGGTCTTTACGAATTAAACGAACAGGTGATTTTAATACTTGGGTTATTCAGCGTAATGATGATGATCCAATTTACTTTAATGAAATACTAATAAACCATTTACAAAGTGATGCAGATGTAAAGTTAAATCAGATTTCGTCTGAAATGATGGATGATGGCTTAATTGATTTGGATGAATTGGTAGGCATTTGCCAAGACGTTATTGAAAAAACAAATACCAGTCCAGACTCTAATTTAAAGATGAGTTTAAAAGCTAATCTCACCAAGATAAAGCGCATTAAAGACAAAGCTCACTATGAGAGTTTGCCTTTAACCGTTAATAATGCAAAGATTGAATATGGCGGTATTTTCTCCATTTTTGAAGTTCAAAAACAGAGTATCATTAATGATTATGATCAATTATTGCAGGAAGATGAAGAATTTCTTGATTTAGATGATTTAAAAAATCATGCATTTCAATCTATTTCTTCTGTAGAAACAGACCCTTCTCAACAAGGCATATTAAATGCCTTAGCAACTAAACGAAATTTATTGATACAAGGTCCGCCAGGAACAGGTAAAAGTCAGTCTTTGACTGCTATACTTGTTAATGCACTTGAAAACAAAAAGAAGGTTATTGTGGTATGTGAAAAAATCACAGCTCTCGAGGTTTTGGAAAATGCATTGGTAGAGCTTGGTTTGCAAGATATGGTTGTAATGATTAACGATGCTGTTAAAGACAGGCGTAAAGCGGTTAATTTGGCTAGACAAAAACTAGAAGATTCTAAAGTTTATTCTGGCACCAATGATAGGTTAACATTAGATTCTATTATCACAAAAGCTCAAGGATTAATAGATTCCATTAATGCTAAACATAAAAAAATAAACGAAAAGATTATTGGTAATGATGTTTGGACTCAAGTAGTAGGTAAATTTTTAAAAAATAATGAACCAGGAGCAGAGGTTGTAGATTTAGATCTAGATGCTATTTCGTTTCAATTTAATTATGAAGAGTTATACCTGTATATTGAAACTATAAAAAAGGCGGAAGTATTTTATAACATCTATTCGAAATTTTCAGAGAAGTCCTTTCTAAACCCTGAGAAGTACAAAAGTGATAATCCGTATGAAATTGAGAATAATGTCGCTAACGACTTTAAATCCTATAAAAAGCAGTTAACAGAACTGAAACATACAATTGAAGAATTTCAATCTAAATATGATAAAAACATTGATATTCTAGATTTTGATAAAACAAGCAAAGTTTGGTTTAAAATAGTCGCCATTTTTGATAAGAAAAAAAGCAGTTTAATTAAAGATCAAGTTATCATTCAAAAAAATCTCAATAAACTTGTTGATAGAATTATTACAGATCAATGGATAGATAACATAGAGCTCAATACATCGGTAATTGAAGATATTGAAACTTTAGAAAAATCAATTGAAAGCTTTGATGCGTTTATAACAAATGAAAATGAATTATTTTCCAATGAATACCACTGGTTCTATTTTTTAAGCACATTAGATGCTATGAATCTGAAAATTATAGAGCGTTTGAAAGGGAAAGAGAATTGGGAGAAAACATTTTTACAGGTTTATTTAAATAAATTACTTTATAAATATTCCTCCAATGATTTGCCTACAAATGATAATGAGCATATAGAATACACAAAGGCTGTACAAGGCTTAAAGCGAGAACAAATAAAATTTATAAAAACGTATTGGAAAGATAGGTTTTTAAAAGATGCTACTAGATTTAATAAAAGTTTTCTTATTAAAGTTCGCAACTTGTATAACAAGCGCAGTAGTACTAAATATAAGCGCCATTCTTTAAGGCAAATTGTGAATTATGATATTAATTTATTTACATCCTGTTTTCCTATTATATTAACAACACCTGATGCTTGTTCTACCTTATTTAATAATCGTAGAAAATTTTTTGATATTGTTTTGTTTGATGAAGCAAGTCAATTGCGATTAGAAGATAATTTGCCTGCTTTATTGAAAGGAAAGCAAGTGGTAATAGCTGGTGATGAGCATCAGATGCCACCTTCCAATTACTTTAGTAAAATATTTGAGGGTAGTATTGAGGATGAAGACGATCTAGAGGAAGAAGTTGAGGCAGTAAGAGAACGAGATAACTTTTTACTGGGTTGTGAATCCTTACTAGAATTTGGTACAGAACTGGATTTTCAAAAAAGCTTTTTAGATTTTCATTATCGTTCAAGACATCCCTATTTAATAGACTTTTCAAATCATGCCTTTTATAATAGACGCTTAAAACCCCTGCCAAATCAGTTTGAATATAATCCGATAAATTATATTCAGGTTAATGGCACGTTTTCAGACCACACAAATGAATTAGAAGCTGAAATGGTGTTGTCCATTATTGAGAATAATATAAATCCGTATCCTAATGGTGAGTATCCTTCCGTAGGAATTGCCACTTTTAATATAGCGCAACGAAACTTGATTTTAAGTAAGATTTATGAGCGTAATAAATTTGCAAAGTATCAGGATTTTAATGATAAAATGATTCATCTTCACGAAAAAGGGTTTTTCGTTAAAAACTTAGAGAATATTCAAGGAGATGAGAGAGATGTTATTATCTTATCTACGACATATGGGGTCAATAAAGATGGGAAATTTGCACAACGTTTTGGCCCATTAAATCATGTAAAAGGCTATAAATTATTAAACGTTATAATTACCAGAGCTAAATATAAGGTTTATGTATGCTCATCCATACCTCAAGAGGTGTTTTTGGATTATAACCAGTATTTGGTTACAGAAGGAACCAACAATAGAAGAGGCGTATTTTTTGCCTATCTAGCCTATGCAAAAGCCGTTAGTGATGGGAATGATAGGTTACGAAATGCTATTCTTGACGACTTGTCTTCCAATGTTAAAGAAGATTTAAAACTTGGAGATGCCCTGGGAGAATTAGAATCCCCTTTTGAGGAAGAAGTATATCAAGTTTTAGTTAAGCATTTTGGACAAAAAAAAATAAAGCCACAGGTAAAATACGCAGGCTTTAGAATTGACATGGTATTTGATGCAGAAGTTAAACGAATACCAAAAATAGCCATTGAATGTGATGGCGCGGCTTATCATGGTTCTACAGAAGCTTATTTAAATGATGTCTATAGACAGAAAATATTAGAAAGTAATGGTTTTGTGTTCCATAGAATATGGAGTACTAATTGGTGGCGAAGTCCACAAAAAGAAGCTAAAAGATTAACTGATTTTATTGAAGAAACTTGTAAGTCTATAGTAAGTGCAAGTGCTTCTGAAAAGAATTCCTTAAAAGAAGCCTTTACTGATATTATAGTTACAAAGGAAGCGTCCTTAGTTGAATTAAAGGAAGAATATCAAGCAGACATAAAAGAATTTGTTGCACTTGACGAATTACCTCTTGAAGAGGAAATTAAAGAAAAGATTATTCCTCCTATGCAACAGGAATTATTTCAAGATAGCGTTGTTCTTAAAAGTATTGTTGAAATTAAATATATAAATATTGGGAAAAATTTTAAAGTTCAGTTAGTTGACGAACGCATTAAACAGTTTAATATAAATAATGATTTTCAAAAAATTGATTATAAATCACCATTAGGAAATTCCTTATTAGGTAAATGTGTTGGAGATGCTGTTCAAGTTGGTAATTTGGAGAATTATGTTGAGGTTTTAGCGATAGAAATTAATGAATAA